From the genome of Bacteroides sp. MSB163, one region includes:
- a CDS encoding LptF/LptG family permease has product MKKLNWNMKGIKMPDNWKWLKRLDFYIIKKFLGTYVFAIALIISIAVVFDFNEKMDRFMSHEAPWKAIIFDYYLNFIPYFANLFSPLFVFIAVIFFTSKLAENSEIIAMFSTGMSFKRMLRPYMVSAAIIAIVTFFLGSYIIPQGSVTRINFEDKYYKQRKSNTARNIQLEVDSGVIAYIERFEDYSKTGYRFSLDKFKDKQLVSHLTARSITYDTASVHKWIIKDYMIREMDGMKENIVKGDRIDSTLFMEPADFLIMKNQQEMMTSPQLSEYISRQRQRGFANIKEFEIEYHKRIAMSFASFILTLIGVSLSSKKTKGGMGLHLGIGLALSFSYILFQTIASTFAVNGNVPPVIAVWIPNILYAFIAFYLYQRAPK; this is encoded by the coding sequence ATGAAAAAACTGAACTGGAACATGAAAGGTATAAAGATGCCGGATAACTGGAAATGGTTGAAGCGGCTCGACTTCTACATTATTAAGAAGTTCCTTGGAACTTATGTGTTTGCCATTGCATTGATTATCTCCATTGCAGTGGTATTCGACTTTAATGAGAAGATGGACAGATTTATGTCACACGAAGCTCCTTGGAAAGCCATAATCTTCGATTATTATCTGAATTTTATTCCTTACTTTGCAAACCTGTTCAGTCCGTTGTTTGTGTTTATTGCGGTTATTTTCTTTACCTCAAAACTGGCTGAGAACTCCGAGATTATTGCGATGTTCTCTACCGGAATGAGTTTTAAGAGGATGCTTCGTCCCTACATGGTGTCAGCAGCTATAATTGCAATAGTAACATTCTTTTTGGGCTCTTATATCATACCCCAAGGTAGTGTGACGCGTATTAACTTTGAAGATAAATATTATAAGCAGCGCAAATCGAATACAGCTCGTAACATTCAGTTGGAAGTGGATTCGGGTGTCATTGCTTATATTGAACGCTTCGAAGATTATAGTAAGACGGGATATCGTTTTTCACTGGATAAATTTAAAGACAAGCAGTTGGTTTCTCATCTTACGGCACGATCTATCACTTATGATACAGCCTCCGTCCATAAATGGATTATAAAGGATTACATGATACGTGAAATGGATGGTATGAAAGAGAACATTGTTAAGGGAGACCGCATCGATAGTACTCTTTTTATGGAACCTGCCGATTTTCTTATTATGAAAAATCAACAGGAAATGATGACCAGTCCACAGTTAAGCGAATATATTAGTCGGCAGCGGCAGCGCGGCTTTGCCAATATCAAAGAGTTCGAAATTGAATATCATAAACGCATTGCCATGTCGTTTGCATCATTTATCCTCACATTGATAGGTGTTTCTCTTTCTTCGAAAAAGACTAAAGGGGGAATGGGATTACACTTGGGGATAGGTTTGGCATTGAGCTTTTCATATATTTTGTTCCAGACGATTGCTTCCACCTTTGCAGTGAATGGTAATGTACCTCCGGTAATTGCTGTATGGATACCGAATATACTCTATGCGTTCATTGCGTTTTATCTGTATCAGAGAGCACCGAAATAG
- the serB gene encoding phosphoserine phosphatase SerB, whose protein sequence is MQSLSTELILIRVTGEDRPGLTASVTEILAKYDATILDIGQADIHNTLSLGILCKTEEQHSGFIMKELLFKASSLGVTIRFYPISVKEYEDWVNMQGKNRYILTLLGRKLSARQISAVTRILAEQGMNIDAIKRLTGRIPLDECDLRTRACIEFSVRGTPKDRIAMQEHLMKLASELEMDFSFQLDNMYRRMRRLICFDMDSTLIETEVIDELAIRAGVGDEVKAITERAMRGEIDFTESFRERVALLKGLDESVMQDIAEHLPITEGVDRLMYVLKKYGYKIAILSGGFTYFGQYLQQKYGIDYVYANELEIVDGKLTGRYLGDVVDGKRKAELLRLIAQVEKVDIAQTIAVGDGANDLPMLGVAGLGIAFHAKPKVVANAKQSINTIGLDGVLYFLGFKDSYIDLPK, encoded by the coding sequence ATGCAATCGTTGAGCACAGAACTTATTCTTATCCGCGTTACGGGCGAAGATCGTCCGGGATTAACTGCATCCGTTACAGAAATTTTAGCTAAATACGACGCTACTATTCTTGACATTGGTCAGGCGGACATTCATAATACACTGTCATTGGGTATCTTATGCAAGACAGAGGAACAACATTCAGGATTCATCATGAAAGAGTTGCTTTTCAAGGCATCTTCCCTGGGAGTGACGATTCGTTTCTATCCTATTTCGGTGAAAGAATATGAAGACTGGGTCAACATGCAGGGAAAAAATCGCTATATCCTTACTTTACTGGGACGTAAGTTGTCTGCCCGCCAAATTTCCGCAGTCACCCGCATCCTTGCCGAACAGGGGATGAACATTGATGCTATCAAGCGCCTGACGGGACGTATTCCATTGGATGAATGTGATTTACGTACACGTGCGTGTATCGAATTCTCCGTCCGTGGAACTCCGAAGGATCGCATTGCCATGCAAGAGCATCTGATGAAGTTGGCGAGTGAACTTGAAATGGACTTCTCTTTTCAACTCGATAATATGTATCGTCGTATGCGCCGTCTGATATGTTTCGATATGGACTCCACACTGATTGAGACGGAAGTAATTGACGAATTGGCCATACGTGCCGGTGTAGGAGATGAAGTAAAAGCTATCACCGAACGGGCCATGCGTGGGGAAATAGATTTTACCGAAAGCTTCCGCGAACGCGTAGCTTTACTGAAAGGGCTGGATGAATCTGTAATGCAGGATATAGCAGAACACCTGCCTATAACAGAAGGGGTAGACCGGTTGATGTATGTGTTGAAAAAGTACGGCTATAAGATTGCCATTCTTTCCGGTGGTTTCACCTATTTCGGACAATACTTGCAACAAAAATATGGTATTGACTACGTATATGCCAATGAACTGGAAATTGTGGATGGAAAGTTGACTGGACGTTATTTGGGAGATGTTGTAGACGGTAAGCGGAAAGCTGAACTGTTGCGTCTGATTGCACAGGTGGAAAAAGTGGATATTGCTCAAACTATTGCCGTGGGTGATGGAGCCAATGATCTACCGATGCTGGGTGTTGCCGGTTTGGGTATCGCTTTCCATGCTAAACCAAAAGTGGTTGCTAATGCCAAACAGTCCATCAATACAATCGGGCTCGATGGAGTGCTCTATTTCTTAGGCTTCAAGGACTCATATATCGATTTGCCGAAATGA
- a CDS encoding RagB/SusD family nutrient uptake outer membrane protein, giving the protein MKRYSIIRSFCILVTLSWCMISCDSFLKENPRDALPEEEGYRNITELYLNAVASLYNYIGGNSDSQGLQGTGRGIYDLNTFTTDEAIMPTRGGDWYDGGFWQGLFLHKWGINNDAIQATWEYLYKVVMLSNKSLEQIESYALTHADAELPAYRAEVRALRAMYYYYLTDLFGSIPLVLSSKVASKDIVLSERENIFNFIFKELQEAAPLLPAQFSNRSGNYYGRLTRPVAYFLLAKLALNAEIYMDNNWVDDIHPDGKTIFFDVDGNTFNAWQTVEFYCDQITALGYRLESDYSANFAVYNEGSVENIFTIPMNKTLYTNQMQYLFRSRHYNHAKALGLSGENGSSATIEALQTFGYETNEQDPRFDYCYYAGTVYDLKGNVVKLDDGTALVYEPWKVKLDLSDEPYEKTAGARMKKYEIDDKAMKDGKLMENDIVLFRYADVLLMKSEAKVRDGRNGDEELNQVRTRVGAPERTATLDNLLAERQLELTWEGWRRQDLIRFGQFTRSYNSRPQLPNEESGYTIVFPIPEKIRQMNPRWEQHPGY; this is encoded by the coding sequence ATGAAAAGATATTCCATAATTCGTTCGTTTTGTATTTTGGTCACCCTCAGTTGGTGCATGATCTCATGTGATAGTTTTCTAAAAGAAAATCCCCGCGATGCATTACCCGAAGAAGAAGGCTATCGTAACATTACTGAACTTTATCTGAATGCAGTTGCCTCTCTCTATAACTACATCGGAGGAAATTCCGACAGTCAAGGATTGCAGGGAACAGGACGCGGCATATATGATCTGAATACTTTTACAACTGATGAAGCCATTATGCCTACTCGTGGTGGTGACTGGTACGATGGTGGTTTCTGGCAAGGACTGTTCTTGCACAAATGGGGAATAAATAATGATGCGATACAAGCCACCTGGGAATATCTCTACAAAGTAGTTATGCTCAGTAATAAGTCTTTGGAACAAATTGAAAGCTATGCACTTACACATGCAGATGCAGAACTTCCAGCCTATCGTGCCGAAGTGCGTGCTTTGCGTGCAATGTACTATTATTATCTGACGGACCTGTTCGGTAGTATTCCGCTGGTTCTATCTTCCAAGGTTGCCTCAAAAGATATTGTACTAAGTGAACGTGAGAATATCTTTAATTTCATATTCAAGGAACTACAAGAGGCAGCCCCACTCCTGCCCGCTCAGTTCAGTAACCGTTCTGGTAATTACTATGGCCGCTTGACACGTCCCGTAGCCTACTTCCTGCTTGCAAAACTGGCACTGAATGCAGAAATTTATATGGATAATAACTGGGTGGATGATATCCATCCGGATGGGAAAACAATCTTCTTTGATGTGGATGGCAATACATTCAATGCCTGGCAGACCGTAGAGTTCTATTGTGACCAAATTACAGCTTTAGGTTATCGTCTTGAATCAGATTATTCCGCCAATTTTGCCGTATATAATGAAGGCTCTGTTGAAAACATCTTCACTATTCCGATGAATAAGACGTTATATACCAATCAGATGCAATATCTTTTCCGTTCGCGCCATTATAATCATGCCAAAGCGTTAGGTTTGTCTGGCGAGAATGGATCAAGCGCCACTATCGAAGCCTTACAGACTTTTGGATACGAGACAAACGAACAGGACCCGCGTTTTGATTATTGCTATTATGCAGGTACTGTTTATGATTTGAAAGGTAATGTCGTGAAATTGGATGATGGAACAGCTTTAGTTTACGAACCGTGGAAGGTTAAACTGGATCTGTCCGATGAACCTTATGAAAAGACTGCCGGTGCCCGTATGAAAAAATATGAGATAGATGACAAAGCCATGAAAGATGGAAAACTGATGGAGAATGATATTGTTCTGTTTCGTTACGCTGATGTATTGCTCATGAAGAGTGAAGCCAAAGTCCGTGACGGACGCAATGGAGATGAAGAACTGAATCAGGTGCGTACCCGTGTAGGAGCACCGGAACGCACTGCTACTTTAGACAATCTTCTGGCTGAGCGCCAATTAGAATTGACCTGGGAAGGTTGGCGACGTCAGGACTTAATTCGTTTTGGACAATTTACCCGTTCTTACAACAGTCGTCCGCAACTTCCCAACGAAGAAAGTGGGTATACTATTGTCTTCCCCATTCCCGAGAAAATCAGACAGATGAATCCGAGATGGGAACAGCATCCGGGGTATTAA
- a CDS encoding thioredoxin-like domain-containing protein — MKHVKWIFVVLLISSLTSFVEKDKPTGGLNVGDIAPDFKIKTMSTEQQPIQNLSKMKGKYVLLSFWASYDAQSRMQNASLSNALHSTSPNNNVEMVSVSFDEYQSIFEETIRKDQIVTPTCFVETKGESSGIFKKYRLGRGFTNYLLDDNGVIIAKNISAAELSAYLN; from the coding sequence ATGAAGCATGTAAAATGGATTTTTGTTGTATTACTAATTAGTTCCTTGACTTCTTTCGTAGAAAAAGACAAACCTACCGGAGGTTTAAATGTGGGTGACATAGCCCCTGATTTTAAAATCAAAACTATGTCGACTGAGCAGCAACCTATTCAAAATCTCTCCAAGATGAAGGGAAAATATGTGTTACTCAGTTTCTGGGCAAGTTATGATGCGCAATCCCGGATGCAAAACGCAAGTTTGAGCAATGCGCTTCACTCAACTTCTCCAAACAATAATGTGGAAATGGTTTCCGTATCATTCGATGAATATCAATCTATCTTCGAGGAAACCATTCGTAAGGACCAAATAGTTACGCCCACCTGTTTCGTGGAAACTAAAGGCGAGTCGTCCGGCATCTTTAAAAAGTACCGTTTAGGCCGGGGATTTACTAACTATTTACTGGATGATAATGGTGTAATTATAGCCAAAAACATCTCTGCTGCAGAACTTTCAGCTTACTTGAATTAA
- a CDS encoding SusC/RagA family TonB-linked outer membrane protein, with translation MKRIRNFFYLSLLLTVPGLQAVAQEKLHVSLPDSITTVGYATGLRKNLSGLVERITENQMNKDQITNPLDAIRGRVPGLTILKGSNGPAALDAVRLRGTTSLTTGNDPLIIVDGVFGDLSMLMSIYPADIESFVILKDASETAQYGSRGASGVIEITTKKGVSGRTSVNYNGSFGIASSYKTVRMLNRDEFRAVAKERGVSILDLGNNTDFQKEIEQTGLQHNHHIAFSGGTNTSNYRVSLALMNREGVIVNEKLRNFTSNMNMTQYVFDNFLKCDLGMFGSIQKERNLVNLHKVFYSAAAFNPTFPNHKNPETGSWDGSVLASQLSHPLAWMDVNDKDATSHISTHARLTFNLSEAWKLALFGSYTYNVIENSQYLPVAVWAQGQAYKGTKKMESLLGNLMLSYKKEWRKHFFDVLGLAEVQKDQYSGFYTTVTNFSIDGLGYNNLQGGALRSWEGTNSYYEDPRLASFMGRVNYTYDDRYILTVNARGDASSKFGSNHKWGFFPAVSVAWVVSKEKFMEKLPFIDNLKVRAGYGLAGNQNGIDSYTSLNLIRPNGVAPVGSSPVVTMDQLKNMNPDLKWEVKQTFNAGIEMALLGNRLLLTANYYNSKTKDMLYLYNVSVPPFTYNTLLANIGSMRNYGTELSIGITPLKTKDMELNINANLTFQQNKLLSLDGNYQGEHISATEYKSLAGLDGAGFHGGYNHIVYQIVGQPLGVFYLPHCTGLVSDGNGGYTYQIADLNGGGVSLEDGEDRYIAGQAVPKTILGSNISFRYKDFDVSLQINGAFGHKVYNGTSLTYMNMNSFPDYNVMKKAPTRNIKDQTATDYWLEDGDYVNFDYITVGWNVPLKNTRYLQSLRLSLTVNNLATISGYSGLTPMINSSSVNSTLGIDDKRNYPLYRTYTIGLSVNF, from the coding sequence ATGAAGAGAATAAGGAACTTTTTCTATCTCTCTTTGCTTTTGACTGTCCCTGGCCTTCAAGCCGTTGCACAAGAAAAACTTCACGTTAGCCTCCCTGACTCTATAACGACTGTTGGATATGCCACAGGCCTTCGCAAGAACCTTTCAGGACTTGTAGAGAGAATTACCGAAAACCAAATGAATAAAGACCAGATAACCAATCCATTGGATGCTATCCGCGGACGGGTACCGGGTTTGACTATTCTGAAAGGTTCCAATGGACCTGCAGCATTGGATGCTGTCCGCTTGCGTGGTACCACTTCATTGACTACCGGGAATGATCCGTTGATTATTGTAGACGGTGTTTTTGGTGATTTGAGTATGCTTATGTCTATCTATCCGGCGGATATTGAAAGTTTTGTTATTTTGAAAGATGCTTCGGAAACAGCGCAATATGGTTCGCGCGGAGCATCGGGTGTTATTGAAATTACCACTAAAAAAGGTGTTAGTGGGCGTACAAGTGTGAACTATAATGGTAGTTTCGGTATTGCTTCAAGCTATAAAACGGTAAGAATGCTCAATAGAGATGAATTTCGGGCAGTAGCTAAAGAACGTGGCGTTTCTATTCTTGATTTGGGAAACAATACTGATTTCCAGAAGGAAATAGAACAAACAGGGCTGCAACATAATCATCACATTGCTTTCTCCGGTGGAACAAATACCTCCAACTATCGTGTTTCTCTTGCTTTGATGAATCGCGAAGGGGTGATTGTTAATGAAAAGTTGCGGAACTTCACATCGAATATGAATATGACGCAGTACGTATTCGATAATTTTCTGAAATGTGATCTCGGAATGTTTGGTTCCATACAGAAAGAGCGTAACCTGGTAAATTTACATAAAGTGTTTTATTCGGCTGCTGCATTTAATCCCACTTTCCCTAATCATAAAAATCCGGAAACCGGAAGTTGGGATGGAAGTGTTCTTGCCAGCCAGCTGTCTCATCCGCTGGCATGGATGGACGTGAATGATAAAGACGCTACTTCGCACATTAGTACGCATGCACGGTTGACATTTAATTTGTCTGAAGCATGGAAACTGGCACTGTTTGGTTCCTACACCTATAATGTGATTGAAAATTCACAGTATCTGCCGGTTGCGGTCTGGGCGCAAGGGCAGGCATACAAAGGAACTAAGAAAATGGAATCGTTACTAGGGAACCTGATGTTGTCTTATAAAAAAGAATGGCGGAAGCATTTCTTTGATGTTTTAGGTTTGGCGGAAGTGCAAAAAGACCAATATTCGGGATTCTATACCACAGTTACTAATTTCAGTATTGATGGTCTGGGCTATAACAATCTTCAGGGAGGCGCTCTCCGTTCGTGGGAAGGAACTAATTCTTATTATGAAGATCCTCGCCTGGCCTCCTTCATGGGACGTGTGAACTATACGTATGATGATCGTTATATACTGACAGTGAATGCCCGTGGAGATGCCTCTTCCAAGTTTGGCAGTAATCATAAATGGGGTTTCTTTCCGGCTGTATCTGTTGCATGGGTAGTCAGCAAGGAAAAGTTTATGGAGAAACTGCCTTTCATTGACAATCTGAAAGTCCGCGCAGGCTATGGTTTGGCAGGTAACCAAAATGGAATCGATTCGTACACTTCGCTGAATCTGATACGCCCGAACGGAGTTGCTCCGGTAGGTTCATCGCCTGTGGTCACAATGGACCAATTGAAGAATATGAATCCGGACTTAAAATGGGAAGTGAAACAGACCTTCAATGCCGGTATAGAAATGGCTTTACTGGGTAACCGGTTGTTACTGACTGCCAACTATTATAATTCCAAGACGAAAGATATGCTCTATCTCTATAATGTGAGTGTACCGCCTTTCACTTACAATACTTTGCTGGCAAACATTGGTTCCATGCGTAATTATGGAACAGAGCTATCTATTGGTATAACTCCATTGAAAACCAAAGATATGGAACTGAATATCAATGCTAACCTGACTTTTCAACAAAACAAATTGCTTTCCCTCGATGGCAACTATCAAGGTGAGCATATTTCAGCAACAGAATACAAGAGTCTTGCCGGATTGGATGGTGCCGGATTTCATGGCGGATATAATCATATCGTATACCAGATTGTAGGTCAGCCGTTGGGGGTATTTTACCTCCCTCATTGCACAGGATTAGTATCCGATGGTAACGGAGGCTATACTTATCAGATTGCTGATTTGAATGGTGGTGGTGTTAGTCTGGAAGATGGTGAAGACCGGTACATAGCAGGTCAGGCAGTTCCAAAGACAATTCTTGGCTCTAACATCAGTTTTCGTTATAAAGATTTCGATGTATCGTTACAGATAAACGGTGCATTCGGGCATAAGGTCTATAATGGTACTTCGCTTACTTATATGAATATGAATAGTTTCCCCGACTATAATGTCATGAAGAAAGCGCCTACACGGAATATAAAGGATCAGACAGCTACAGATTATTGGTTGGAAGATGGTGATTATGTGAACTTCGACTATATCACAGTGGGCTGGAATGTTCCATTGAAAAATACCCGTTACCTGCAATCGCTTCGCCTGTCACTGACGGTCAATAATCTGGCTACTATTTCCGGTTATTCCGGATTGACACCCATGATAAACAGTTCATCGGTGAATTCTACTTTAGGTATAGATGATAAACGCAATTATCCTTTATATCGTACATATACCATCGGACTAAGTGTAAACTTCTAA
- the tgt gene encoding tRNA guanosine(34) transglycosylase Tgt: MTFDLQYTDSKSNARAGLITTDHGQIETPIFMPVGTVGTVKGVHVTELKEDIKAQIILGNTYHLYLRPGLDVLEKAGGLHKFNGFDRPMLTDSGGFQVFSLSGIRKLREEGAEFRSHIDGSKHIFTPEKVMDIERTIGADIMMAFDECPPGDSDYAYAKKSLELTHRWLDRCIQRFNETEPKYGYQQSLFPIVQGCVYPDLRKQSAEFIASKGADGNAIGGLAVGEPVDKMYEMIELVNEILPKDKPRYLMGVGTPVNILEGIERGVDMFDCVMPTRNGRNGMLFTKDGIINMRNKKWETDFSPIEADGASAVDTLYSKAYLRHLFHAQELLAMQIASIHNLAFYLWLVGEARKHIIAGDFSTWKPMMVKRVSTRL, from the coding sequence ATGACATTCGACTTACAATATACAGACAGTAAAAGTAATGCGCGTGCAGGATTGATAACTACCGATCACGGGCAGATAGAAACTCCTATCTTTATGCCGGTAGGTACCGTAGGAACGGTGAAAGGTGTGCATGTAACCGAACTGAAAGAAGATATTAAGGCGCAAATCATATTAGGGAATACCTATCATCTATATCTGCGTCCGGGACTGGACGTATTGGAAAAAGCCGGAGGACTGCATAAGTTCAACGGCTTTGACCGTCCTATGCTGACAGATAGTGGCGGATTTCAGGTGTTCTCATTATCAGGTATCCGTAAACTACGTGAGGAGGGTGCAGAATTCCGTTCGCATATTGATGGTAGTAAACATATCTTCACTCCAGAAAAGGTAATGGATATCGAGCGTACGATTGGTGCAGATATTATGATGGCGTTTGACGAATGTCCTCCGGGAGATTCGGATTATGCGTATGCCAAAAAGTCATTAGAACTAACACATCGTTGGTTGGACCGTTGCATTCAGCGCTTCAATGAAACGGAACCGAAGTATGGATACCAGCAGTCTCTCTTTCCTATTGTTCAAGGATGTGTATATCCTGATCTTCGCAAGCAGTCGGCAGAATTCATTGCGTCGAAGGGTGCGGATGGTAATGCCATCGGCGGCCTGGCGGTAGGTGAACCTGTGGATAAAATGTATGAGATGATTGAGTTGGTGAATGAGATTTTGCCGAAAGATAAGCCACGGTATCTGATGGGGGTAGGTACACCGGTCAATATTTTGGAGGGTATCGAGCGCGGTGTAGACATGTTCGATTGTGTAATGCCAACCCGGAACGGGCGTAATGGCATGTTGTTCACCAAAGATGGTATCATCAATATGCGCAATAAGAAATGGGAAACAGACTTCTCGCCCATTGAAGCTGATGGAGCTTCTGCGGTAGATACCTTATATAGTAAGGCGTATCTGCGTCATCTGTTTCATGCACAGGAGTTACTGGCTATGCAAATTGCCTCTATTCATAATTTAGCATTTTATCTGTGGCTGGTGGGGGAAGCTCGCAAGCACATCATTGCCGGTGATTTCTCCACATGGAAACCGATGATGGTGAAACGCGTATCGACAAGGTTATGA
- the lon gene encoding endopeptidase La — translation MKKRLYLKDTEAGEEGNTFSVIADFEGNEEQLMDIEVNEILPILPLRNMVLFPGVFMPVSVGRKTSMKLVREAEKKGAYIGVVCQKVAETEVPLLEDLHTIGTVGKIIRILEMPDQTTTIILQGVKRMELEEIVDTTPYLKGRVKALGEDIPDKNDKEFHALVEACKDLTIRYIKSSDMFPQDSAFAIKNITNPMFLVDFICTNLPLKKDEKIELLRIDALRARTYRLLEILNREVQLAEIKESIQMRAREDIDQQQREYFLQQQIKTIQDELGGGGQEQEIEELRRKAIATKWSAEVRDTFMKEVDKLERTHPQSPDYSVQLNYLQTMLSLPWGIYTTDNLNLVNAEKTLNKDHYGLEKVKERILEHLAVLKLKGDMKSPIICLYGPPGVGKTSLGRSIAAALKRKYIRMSLGGVHDEAEIRGHRKTYIGAMPGRVIKSLIKAGSSNPVFILDEIDKVSSDRQGDPSSALLEVLDPEQNTTFHDNFLDVDYDLSKVMFIATANNLNTIPGPLLDRMELIEVSGYITEEKIEIARRHLVPKELEANGMKKNDIKIPKNTLEAIIESYTRESGVRELEKKIGKILRKSARQYATDGYFAKQEIKPGDLYEFLGAPEYTRDKYQGNEYAGVVTGLAWTAVGGEILFVETSLSRGKGGRLTLTGNLGDVMKESAMLALEYIKAHASLLNLDEDIFDNWNIHVHVPEGAIPKDGPSAGITMATSLASALTQRKVKANLAMTGEITLRGKVLPVGGIKEKILAAKRAGIKNIILSEENRKNIDEIQEIYLKGLTFHYVKDVKEVFAIALTNEKVADAIDLSVKKEKKTE, via the coding sequence ATGAAGAAAAGACTTTACCTAAAAGATACGGAAGCGGGAGAAGAAGGAAACACTTTTTCAGTGATTGCTGATTTTGAGGGGAATGAAGAACAGTTGATGGATATTGAAGTGAATGAGATACTTCCGATATTACCTTTGCGGAATATGGTTTTATTTCCAGGTGTATTTATGCCGGTATCTGTCGGGAGAAAGACTTCCATGAAATTAGTGCGTGAAGCTGAAAAAAAAGGTGCATATATCGGAGTGGTTTGCCAGAAGGTAGCAGAAACGGAGGTGCCTTTGTTGGAAGATTTGCATACTATTGGTACGGTAGGTAAGATTATCCGTATCCTGGAAATGCCTGATCAGACTACCACTATTATTCTGCAAGGCGTCAAACGTATGGAATTGGAAGAAATTGTAGATACAACTCCTTATTTGAAAGGGCGCGTAAAAGCGTTGGGAGAAGATATTCCTGATAAAAATGATAAGGAATTCCATGCGTTGGTGGAAGCTTGCAAGGATCTGACTATAAGATATATCAAATCATCTGATATGTTTCCGCAGGATTCTGCATTTGCCATCAAGAATATTACGAATCCTATGTTTCTGGTGGATTTTATCTGCACGAATCTTCCGCTGAAAAAAGATGAGAAGATTGAATTGCTGCGTATTGATGCATTGCGTGCACGTACTTATCGTTTGTTGGAGATACTGAATCGGGAAGTGCAACTTGCCGAAATCAAGGAGTCCATACAGATGCGCGCACGGGAGGATATTGACCAGCAACAACGTGAATATTTCTTGCAACAGCAGATTAAGACCATTCAAGATGAATTGGGTGGCGGTGGCCAGGAACAGGAAATAGAAGAATTACGCCGTAAAGCAATCGCTACTAAGTGGAGTGCGGAAGTAAGAGATACTTTCATGAAAGAGGTGGATAAACTGGAACGTACACATCCACAATCTCCTGATTATAGTGTGCAACTCAATTATCTGCAAACAATGCTAAGTTTGCCGTGGGGAATATACACTACAGATAATCTGAACTTAGTCAATGCTGAGAAGACTCTGAATAAAGATCATTATGGCTTGGAAAAGGTGAAAGAACGTATTCTGGAACACTTGGCTGTATTGAAACTGAAAGGTGATATGAAGTCGCCTATTATCTGTTTGTATGGCCCTCCGGGAGTAGGAAAAACCTCTTTGGGACGTTCTATCGCTGCTGCCCTCAAACGGAAATATATCCGTATGTCATTGGGTGGCGTGCATGATGAAGCAGAGATACGCGGACATCGTAAGACATACATCGGTGCTATGCCGGGACGTGTTATCAAGAGTCTGATAAAGGCTGGTTCATCCAATCCGGTGTTTATCCTGGATGAAATAGATAAGGTGAGTTCAGATCGTCAGGGAGATCCTTCTTCTGCTTTGCTTGAGGTGCTTGATCCGGAACAGAATACAACATTCCATGATAATTTCCTGGATGTAGATTACGATTTATCTAAAGTAATGTTCATTGCTACTGCAAATAATCTGAATACTATCCCTGGACCGTTGCTCGATCGTATGGAGTTGATTGAGGTAAGTGGTTATATCACTGAAGAGAAGATTGAAATAGCCCGTCGCCATCTGGTTCCGAAGGAACTGGAAGCCAACGGTATGAAGAAGAATGATATCAAAATACCAAAGAATACGCTGGAGGCTATTATCGAGTCGTATACCCGTGAAAGTGGTGTACGCGAATTAGAGAAGAAGATAGGTAAAATACTTCGTAAATCGGCACGCCAGTATGCTACGGATGGTTACTTTGCCAAACAGGAAATCAAACCGGGAGATTTGTATGAGTTCCTTGGAGCACCTGAGTATACCCGTGATAAATATCAGGGCAATGAATACGCCGGTGTAGTGACCGGGTTAGCATGGACCGCCGTGGGGGGAGAAATCCTGTTTGTAGAAACCAGTTTGAGCCGCGGAAAAGGTGGGCGTCTGACGTTGACCGGAAATCTGGGTGATGTCATGAAAGAGTCTGCAATGCTGGCCTTGGAATATATCAAGGCACACGCTTCTTTGCTGAATCTGGATGAAGATATTTTTGATAATTGGAATATCCACGTACATGTGCCGGAAGGTGCTATTCCTAAGGACGGCCCCTCGGCAGGTATCACCATGGCCACTTCTCTCGCCTCTGCCCTCACCCAGCGTAAAGTGAAGGCAAATCTTGCTATGACAGGAGAAATAACACTTCGTGGTAAGGTACTTCCCGTGGGTGGTATTAAGGAGAAGATTCTGGCTGCGAAACGTGCCGGTATCAAGAATATTATTCTAAGTGAAGAGAACCGTAAGAATATTGACGAGATACAGGAAATATACCTCAAAGGTTTGACTTTCCATTACGTGAAAGATGTGAAAGAGGTGTTTGCCATTGCGCTGACCAATGAGAAGGTTGCCGATGCCATTGACTTGTCCGTAAAGAAAGAAAAGAAAACAGAATGA